From Halichondria panicea chromosome 12, odHalPani1.1, whole genome shotgun sequence, a single genomic window includes:
- the LOC135344926 gene encoding uncharacterized protein LOC135344926 — protein MSGSFLQTRAMATIQDRAAGAIMGAMIGDALGLGCHWYYNLDQLKREYGEWIDDYTTAKPGRYHYGCKAGDVSQSGQLFQYLLETLNEKGEYSEEDFCTRLDGFLATLDGTREGGRYTQKDVCDVWKNRVVLKKPWGECASPFGDTTDSCVRAVALAARYHNDLPTLVKKIGSNSILQYQDRQVQVHSIAFGLTVACLISGMEYSKISSHLMNLIAEGKIPFTSAMALDRDSEENTPEPDSLLWSGYAAKAVANLNLRIEPARDAPQMYGLSCAFYMLMPGAYYLAARFPDNFETAVLTAVNSGGQNLARASLTGGMVGAITGLSSFPDRFIKGLTDGDKWVEVAKKIAQDGAKK, from the coding sequence ATGAGTGGATCTTTCCTGCAAACCAGAGCAATGGCAACGATTCAAGACAGAGCTGCTGGTGCCATCATGGGTGCCATGATTGGAGATGCCCTTGGCCTTGGATGTCATTGGTATTACAATCTGGACCAACTCAAAAGAGAGTATGGAGAATGGATCGATGATTACACTACAGCCAAACCTGGTCGCTATCATTATGGCTGCAAGGCTGGAGACGTCTCGCAATCCGGCCAGCTGTTTCAGTACCTCCTAGAGACGCTGAATGAGAAAGGAGAATACTCTGAGGAAGACTTCTGTACAAGACTGGATGGCTTCCTGGCAACTCTGGACGGAACAAGAGAAGGAGGGAGGTACACTCAGAAAGACGTTTGTGACGTCTGGAAAAACAGAGTAGTGTTGAAGAAACCTTGGGGGGAGTGTGCAAGTCCATTTGGAGATACGACTGACTCGTGTGTACGTGCTGTCGCTCTAGCTGCTCGATATCACAACGATCTACCCACACTGGTCAAAAAGATTGGTTCAAATTCTATACTGCAATATCAAGATCGACAGGTTCAAGTGCACAGCATTGCGTTTGGGCTCACTGTAGCATGCCTAATCTCTGGAATGGAGTACTCGAAAATTAGTTCACATTTGATGAATTTGATCGCAGAAGGAAAAATTCCGTTCACTTCAGCAATGGCACTAGATCGAGACAGTGAGGAGAATACACCCGAACCAGACTCCCTCCTCTGGTCTGGATATGCAGCGAAGGCTGTAGCCAATCTTAATCTGCGAATTGAGCCTGCCCGAGATGCCCCTCAAATGTATGGCCTCTCCTGTGCCTTCTATATGCTGATGCCTGGGGCCTACTACCTTGCTGCTCGTTTCCCTGATAACTTTGAGACAGCTGTACTGACTGCAGTGAACAGTGGGGGACAGAACCTGGCCAGAGCATCTCTGACTGGAGGGATGGTGGGAGCCATTACTGGTCTGTCTTCTTTCCCAGATCGCTTCATCAAGGGACTCACTGATGGAGACAAGTGGGTCGAGGTGGCCAAGAAGATTGCCCAAGATGGGGCCAAGAAATAA